The Prunus dulcis chromosome 5, ALMONDv2, whole genome shotgun sequence genomic sequence TTGTTTCTTTACAGTAGGAGGTACATAAAATTTGTAGCATAGATTGAATTTAGTGTTTGGTTCCTTGGAATAATGGTATTCCCTATATCAGTTAGTTAATAATTCTTGGAATATTTACCAGCAGTATTATTGAAATGTATTATATACTGATACTATAGTTTCTTCTCAATGTACGTGTATAAATTCGCCACATACATGTTCTTCACTTACAACCGAGTGTAATATTGTATCATGTTACGATACTGTAAACTTTGGCCGCTCCTATAATCTACAATGTGGTCCATGTATTGTGTTGTATTATTGCACTGATGCTGGTATATATGCTACAGGGGCCCAGCAAGTGGAACCCGGGGAGAGGTTGTACTGCTTTTTGAGGACAATCCTCTGTCAAAAGTTGGCATAAGGTTTGATAAACCAATACCTGATGGTGTTGATCTTGGGGGTCTATGCAAAGGAAATGGATTTTTCTGCAATGGTATGAATTCAGTCATTAACAGTTCCATAGACTTGtacctttgttttcttttcttctttaggTCTGTACATATGTAAAACTTttcttactctctctctctttagtCTCTGATCTTCGACTGGAAAACAATGGTGTGGAAGATTTGGACAAGTTACTTATCAACACATTGTTTGAGGTGCCATATCTTCCATCATAGactgatttatttttttacttttggtttagttttattttctccttatgaatttatttacgttttttttttcaaaggcTGTACTTAGTGAGAGCAGGAGTTCTCCTTTCATTTTGTTCATGAAAGATGCTGAGAAGTCCCTTGTAGGAAATTCAGATTCATTTTCCACATTCAGAGCCAGACTTGATAAGCTTCCAGATAATGTGGTTGTCATTGGTTCTCATACTCATACTGACAATCGTAAGGAGAAGGTAATTTATGTTTTAGCAATTTGTTCTTCAATCTGATACATGATATGAGGAATTAGCTATGTGATCTTTTAAGAACTTTCAACTTTAAATGAACAAATGGAAATTGCAATAGAATTTGAAATGTATAAACCTATGTATCAATGCTATATCATCAATGCTATATCATCAATTATATGCATGTATGCACCAAAGATGCATGATCTGGTTTATTATCATGTAAAAGAGAGTAAGTCCATAGGAACCAACAGTATGGTTGATTGTacagaaattttctttttgatgtATAAAACCATCCTTACCTATGTTTTAGACAATGAAATCGAAAGTATATCTTGCTAGCATTTCTTTCTGCTCTAGGTACTGTCGTCCAGCCGATGCTCAATACTTTGAGCCAATATTGAATTTAAAGAAACACTCTTGATAACCATGTATATATCGACTTAATAGCATTAGGTGTGTAACCATGCAAGACGGATTAGGTGGTAAAAACTTGTGGCAGTTAAATCACTAGAAAGTGGGGGGAGGCTGTAAGATTGCTTGAacttgaatgtttattttgctTCCTTTTGAACTCCAACCTTGGATTAGATGGCCTTGGAAAAGATTACGGTTTATCTTAAATGTTCTCCTCCTTTCTCTTGCAGTCACACCCTGGTGGTCTGCTTTTCACGAAGTTTGGTAGCAATCAAACTGCTCTTCTTGATTTGGCTTTCCCGGTAATGTTTATAGAACTCTAACAAACATATGCTTTTGCTTATGCATTTGATGTTTCTTTTAACCTTTTGCATAACGGCTTAGTTTAGTTATCTGTCTTAAAATTTTGCGAAGTCTGGATGGAGCCCTTTTGTTACTCTGACCGTGGATTCTTCCTGGTTTCAGGATAGTTTTGGAAGACTACatgagagagggaaagaggttCCCAAGGCAACAAAACTTCTGACCAAACTCTTTCCTAACAAAGTAACCATTCATATGCCGCAGGTTTGTATATTGGGTTCCTGTTGAAtagaggttttttttcttcccttggCGGGGCTTTCCTTAACATGCTATGAAAGTTTAACCATTTCAGGATGAAGCACTTCTTGTCTCATGGAAGCAACAACTGGATCGAGATGCTGAAACCCTTAAAATGAAGGGAAACCTGAATCTCTTGCGCACTGTAAGCTTTTGTCTTTTTGGGGTTTCAGGCTGTCTTGAGttctatttcctttttgtCATGGAAGTGTATGGTTACAGCTGGTGAGCTATAAAGATGATAATCATGGTGCACTATCTCATCTCTAGGTTCTCGGTCGATGTGGAATTGAATGTGAAGGACTTGAGACTCTATGCATCAAGGATCAAACACTTACTAATGAAAGTATGCGCCATTTCTGATATATCAAAGATATCGATAGTTGcttatggttttgttttgtttctgctATATTTTGTGACTTATGTTTTGTTTCATCTGTTGCAGGTTCAGAGAAGGTAGTTGGATGGGCTTTAAGCCATCATTTAATGCAGAATCCTGAAGCTGATCCACAAGAAAAAGTAGCTTTGTCCGGTGAGAGGTAATTGACAGCTCATTTCTTGCCATCTTCATGAATAATTGTTAGCTGAAATATCAGTTATTGGATGGATATTACACAGTTGTAATGCCATGTTGCAATTCTGGCAGCATCCAGTACGGACTTGAAATTTTACAGGCTATCCAGAATGAAACGAAGAGCTTGAAGAAGTCACTTAAGGTAGTTAGCTGGATTTTTGTTTCCAATAACTTTTATAAGCATCCTTTTTTGTCCTGAGTGGAATTATTCCAAGATTTGAAATAACTCTTCATTTTTCCTTACAAGGTATTCTATGTTAATCTTAacagtgattttttttttttggttgaaatcaGGATGTTGTAACtgaaaatgaatttgagaAAAGGCTTTTGGCTGATGTTATTCCTCCTAGTGACATTGGAGTTACGTTTGATGATATTGGAGCCCTTGAGAATGTGAAGGATACATTGAAGGAATTGGTCATGCTTCCATTACAAAGGCCGGAGCTTTTCTGCAAGGGGCAATTAACCAAGGTTTAAAGCTTTATCTGTATTCAGAGAAAATATGATTCTTTATTCGATTGCTTTAAAATTGTACGGCTTGTATATGCATGTGATATTTAATATTGTTGTTTATATGAATTACTTCTGATAGACTTCTGATAGTGCGTTGTTTTACTGTGTCTGAGATGCAGGTTGTCATCTATgaacttgtttatttttcagtacTAGGTTGATACATGTTTAGATTTGAGTATTTTAAGCATCTGATGGTGAGTGTAGATCATGTTTATATGTCTTCTGTGTGCAGCCTTGCAAAGGCATCCTGTTATTTGGCCCCCCTGGAACAGGCAAGACAATGCTTGCAAAGGCTGTGGCTACAGAAGCTGGTGCAAACTTCATCAACATATCCATGTCAAGTATCACATCTAAGGTTGGCATTTTGGATAGTTTGGCTATAGTATAATCTCATAAGTGATTTCACTTCACAATTTTAAATCATTTTATCTTCTTTGGTGCAGTGGTTTGGTGAGGGTGAGAAGTATGTGAAAGCTGTTTTCTCGCTAGCTAGTAAAATTGCCCCTAgtgttgtatttgttgatgaagTAAGGTTCTTTTATCCCTTaaacaataaatttattttgtgttaTTGTTTTAAACTTATGCTCTCATTGTTGGTGGTGGTAATAGGTTGACAGCATGTTGGGACGGCGGGAAAATCCAGGGGAGCATGAGGCAATGCGTAAGatgaaaaatgaatttatGGTAAATTGGGATGGTTTACGAACAAAAGAAGCAGAACGAGTTCTAGTACTGGCAGCGACAAACAGGCCTTTTGACCTTGATGAGGCCGTCATTCGAAGGTTGCCGCGCAGGTAAACATCACGTCCTAATTGGAACAATAGTTTCATGTACCTATTCCGACACCTGTGTTTACACTTCAACCCACACATCTGCTACCCTTTTATTATatgatgtttttttgtttataatgaTTCTTCTCCTGCAGGTTGATGGTAAATTTGCCAGATGCTCCAAATAGAGCAAAGATATTAAAAGTCATACTAGCAAAAGAAGACTTATCTCCCAGTATTGACTTTGATGCAATTGCGAGCATGACAGATGGATATTCTGGAAGTGACCTTAAGGTAATAAATGCAATACTGTTTTTCTTGgtagtttttttgtttctttatcgGGTATATTTGAGTATCTATATCAATAATTGTTGTTATATTGCAGAATCTTTGTGTAACTGCTGCACATCGTCCAATCAAAGAGATTttggagaaggaaaaaaaggttcatcttttttccttgggtttttttttttttttttgggtttaaaatCATTAGACCAAACGTGGTACTTAGTCAAGTTGTGCCTGTTGATTTAATCTCATATGTTCCACTGGTGACAGGAGCATGCTGTAGCTGTGGCAGAAGGTAAACCTGCTCCAGCTTTGAGTGGCAGTGCTGATATACGGTCTTTGAACATGGATGATTTCAAAGATGCTCATGAGCGGGTAAATCGCATATTGAATACCATTAGCATGCCTTCTTTCTgttccctccctctctctctctctctctctctctctctctctctctctctctctctctctctctctctcattattGCGGCTTTAAATTTTTGAACTTGTTATCTGGAAATAGGTATGTGCTAGTGTTTCATCGGAGTCCGTCAACATGACTGAGCTTTTACAATGGAATGAACTATACGGCGAAGGGGGTTCTAGAAGAAAGAAGGCCCTTAGCTACTTCATGTGAAGGCATCCTTTGTACaaaaggggttttttttaaatcattttttttcttagaaattttCGCTCCTACAATCATCTACAGTTCTCCTAGAGCCCGAAGTAATTTTGTCCACATCTTAGTTCAGGCTTTCTGGAGAATCATTTTGTCTGTAAAATGAATTTCAGTTTATCAAAGctgtttttttccccttgTCCTTTAGTTTGATGGTGGCGGATACAGGGGAAGTGAAGCCTTCTAAAAGGAGAAGTGGCTTGGCTTCCACTGCTTGTGTTTTGTTTCCCATCATCCCTTTTGTCTGCACAAAGAACGGTGCCAGTTAAATCAAAAATTACTGTGGTGATCATAGAgtgaaaaacaaaagccaaagACGGAATGGCCATATGTGCATATAGTCATTGTTTTATTGCGCTCGTCGGAATTGAACAATAAGTCATTTTTCAGTAACCATTCACTATgaagtgatttttttgaagTATCAAATGTATAATAGGTGCTGGCTCACCAGATTTTCTGGTCTCACATTTGTTTTATTCTCCCGCATTTCCTCCCTTCAAACATTTCCTGACGTATTTTTAATTACAACATGTTCATATGCTGATGaatgttgaattttgtaaGTAATTTATCAGATGACACCAAGGGTTATCCCTAAACACCCAAGAATTCCCTCTTGACAGGACA encodes the following:
- the LOC117627190 gene encoding uncharacterized protein LOC117627190 isoform X3; protein product: MVSTRRSGSLSGNNSKRSSSSEDKPPSPKRHKVENGGASEKVTPEVDNSKELCTPPPAAADPGECGLGDVPAAGDGVTSGKTDAATQAVSVTPPIAEGSTPVVEKPRSAFSSWSFYQKQSPSFETSTPWCKLLSQSGQNINIPICTMNFTIGANRQCNFSLKDQTISGFLCKIKRTQHEGGAVAVLESTGSKGSVQVNGTNVKKGNSCMLNPGDEVVFGSLGNHAYIFQLLLTEAAVKSSEVQSGIGKFLHMERRAGDPSAVAGASILASLSLRPEPSRWKPAAQTTSKVHPGADVPAQSVVQDGNEVELDGLESSSTPNRAADKAEDIGAIDKNLTLDSNHDSGIEVLEERNEWARDSQSASTSGMSLRCAVFKDGIHAGILDGKSIDVSFDNFPYYLSENTKNVLIAASFIHLKHKEHVKYTSELTTVNPRILLSGPAGSEIYQEMLAKALAQYFGAKLLIFDSHSFLGGLSSKEAELLKDGFNAEKLCSLTKQSPTPTDVAKNTDASASETEAPSSSNAPSNGLESQPKMEIDTIPSSSGTSKNFLFKIGDRVKFIGSSSGALYTAASSSRGPASGTRGEVVLLFEDNPLSKVGIRFDKPIPDGVDLGGLCKGNGFFCNVSDLRLENNGVEDLDKLLINTLFEAVLSESRSSPFILFMKDAEKSLVGNSDSFSTFRARLDKLPDNVVVIGSHTHTDNRKEKSHPGGLLFTKFGSNQTALLDLAFPDSFGRLHERGKEVPKATKLLTKLFPNKVTIHMPQDEALLVSWKQQLDRDAETLKMKGNLNLLRTVLGRCGIECEGLETLCIKDQTLTNESSEKVVGWALSHHLMQNPEADPQEKVALSGESIQYGLEILQAIQNETKSLKKSLKDVVTENEFEKRLLADVIPPSDIGVTFDDIGALENVKDTLKELVMLPLQRPELFCKGQLTKPCKGILLFGPPGTGKTMLAKAVATEAGANFINISMSSITSKWFGEGEKYVKAVFSLASKIAPSVVFVDEVDSMLGRRENPGEHEAMRKMKNEFMVNWDGLRTKEAERVLVLAATNRPFDLDEAVIRRLPRRLMVNLPDAPNRAKILKVILAKEDLSPSIDFDAIASMTDGYSGSDLKNLCVTAAHRPIKEILEKEKKEHAVAVAEGKPAPALSGSADIRSLNMDDFKDAHERVCASVSSESVNMTELLQWNELYGEGGSRRKKALSYFM
- the LOC117627190 gene encoding uncharacterized protein LOC117627190 isoform X1, which codes for MVSTRRSGSLSGNNSKRSSSSEDKPPSPKRHKVENGGASEKVTPEVDNSKELCTPPPAAADPGECGLGDVPAAGDGVTSGKTDAATQAVSVTPPIAEGSTPVVEKPRSAFSSWSFYQKQSPSFETSTPWCKLLSQSGQNINIPICTMNFTIGANRQCNFSLKDQTISGFLCKIKRTQHEGGAVAVLESTGSKGSVQVNGTNVKKGNSCMLNPGDEVVFGSLGNHAYIFQLLLTEAAVKSSEVQSGIGKFLHMERRAGDPSAVAGASILASLSLRPEPSRWKPAAQTTSKVHPGADVPAQSVVQDGNEVELDGLESSSTPNRAADKAEDIGAIDKNLTLDSNHDSGIEAGNVKLSGMNDLLRPLLRMLARSPSCKLKLSKGICKQVLEERNEWARDSQSASTSGMSLRCAVFKDGIHAGILDGKSIDVSFDNFPYYLSENTKNVLIAASFIHLKHKEHVKYTSELTTVNPRILLSGPAGSEIYQEMLAKALAQYFGAKLLIFDSHSFLGGLSSKEAELLKDGFNAEKLCSLTKQSPTPTDVAKNTDASASETEAPSSSNAPSNGLESQPKMEIDTIPSSSGTSKNFLFKIGDRVKFIGSSSGALYTAASSSRGPASGTRGEVVLLFEDNPLSKVGIRFDKPIPDGVDLGGLCKGNGFFCNVSDLRLENNGVEDLDKLLINTLFEAVLSESRSSPFILFMKDAEKSLVGNSDSFSTFRARLDKLPDNVVVIGSHTHTDNRKEKSHPGGLLFTKFGSNQTALLDLAFPDSFGRLHERGKEVPKATKLLTKLFPNKVTIHMPQDEALLVSWKQQLDRDAETLKMKGNLNLLRTVLGRCGIECEGLETLCIKDQTLTNESSEKVVGWALSHHLMQNPEADPQEKVALSGESIQYGLEILQAIQNETKSLKKSLKDVVTENEFEKRLLADVIPPSDIGVTFDDIGALENVKDTLKELVMLPLQRPELFCKGQLTKPCKGILLFGPPGTGKTMLAKAVATEAGANFINISMSSITSKWFGEGEKYVKAVFSLASKIAPSVVFVDEVDSMLGRRENPGEHEAMRKMKNEFMVNWDGLRTKEAERVLVLAATNRPFDLDEAVIRRLPRRLMVNLPDAPNRAKILKVILAKEDLSPSIDFDAIASMTDGYSGSDLKNLCVTAAHRPIKEILEKEKKEHAVAVAEGKPAPALSGSADIRSLNMDDFKDAHERVCASVSSESVNMTELLQWNELYGEGGSRRKKALSYFM
- the LOC117627190 gene encoding uncharacterized protein LOC117627190 isoform X2, with product MVSTRRSGSLSGNNSKRSSSSEDKPPSPKRHKVENGGASEKVTPEVDNSKELCTPPPAAADPGECGLGDVPAAGDGVTSGKTDAATQAVSVTPPIAEGSTPVVEKPRSAFSSWSFYQKQSPSFETSTPWCKLLSQSGQNINIPICTMNFTIGANRQCNFSLKDQTISGFLCKIKRTQHEGGAVAVLESTGSKGSVQVNGTNVKKGNSCMLNPGDEVVFGSLGNHAYIFQLLLTEAAVKSSEVQSGIGKFLHMERRAGDPSAVAGASILASLSLRPEPSRWKPAAQTTSKVHPGADVPAQSVVQDGNEVELDGLESSSTPNRAADKAEDIGAIDKNLTLDSNHDSGIEAGNVLEERNEWARDSQSASTSGMSLRCAVFKDGIHAGILDGKSIDVSFDNFPYYLSENTKNVLIAASFIHLKHKEHVKYTSELTTVNPRILLSGPAGSEIYQEMLAKALAQYFGAKLLIFDSHSFLGGLSSKEAELLKDGFNAEKLCSLTKQSPTPTDVAKNTDASASETEAPSSSNAPSNGLESQPKMEIDTIPSSSGTSKNFLFKIGDRVKFIGSSSGALYTAASSSRGPASGTRGEVVLLFEDNPLSKVGIRFDKPIPDGVDLGGLCKGNGFFCNVSDLRLENNGVEDLDKLLINTLFEAVLSESRSSPFILFMKDAEKSLVGNSDSFSTFRARLDKLPDNVVVIGSHTHTDNRKEKSHPGGLLFTKFGSNQTALLDLAFPDSFGRLHERGKEVPKATKLLTKLFPNKVTIHMPQDEALLVSWKQQLDRDAETLKMKGNLNLLRTVLGRCGIECEGLETLCIKDQTLTNESSEKVVGWALSHHLMQNPEADPQEKVALSGESIQYGLEILQAIQNETKSLKKSLKDVVTENEFEKRLLADVIPPSDIGVTFDDIGALENVKDTLKELVMLPLQRPELFCKGQLTKPCKGILLFGPPGTGKTMLAKAVATEAGANFINISMSSITSKWFGEGEKYVKAVFSLASKIAPSVVFVDEVDSMLGRRENPGEHEAMRKMKNEFMVNWDGLRTKEAERVLVLAATNRPFDLDEAVIRRLPRRLMVNLPDAPNRAKILKVILAKEDLSPSIDFDAIASMTDGYSGSDLKNLCVTAAHRPIKEILEKEKKEHAVAVAEGKPAPALSGSADIRSLNMDDFKDAHERVCASVSSESVNMTELLQWNELYGEGGSRRKKALSYFM